The following nucleotide sequence is from Acidobacteriota bacterium.
ACTTCGGTTTTAATGACAATTGCCGCGTCACTAATTGCCAGGTCGTTGGATTTCGACAGGATGGTATTGGCTTCGCGATTCATCTCCTGCAAAATAAAATCCAGGCGTTTACCAATTTCATCTTCCGCATCAATTGCCTCTCGCATTTGCATGACGTGGCTTTTTAATCGGGCAATTTCTTCGCTAATATCGCTGCGGTCTGCCAGTAAAACAACTTCCTGTGCCAATCGGGTTTCATCTATCTGCGCGCTTTTCAAACCATCCTGCAATCGCTTCATTAATCTATCCCGGTAAATTTCCGGGAGACGGACTGCCTCGCGTTCAATAACCGGAATCTGACTTTCAATCCGGTTGAGCCTTTCATTTAATTCTTTGGCTAATTCCTGCCCCTCTGAAGCACGCATAATGGTTAAAGAATCCAGGGCGTTTTCCAATGCCTCGATGACTCCGGC
It contains:
- a CDS encoding YicC/YloC family endoribonuclease, with amino-acid sequence MTGFGQGSASGESFKVRIDIRSVNNRFLDIHLRMPQELSSLEISLKKVIQAKLKRGRVEVTTSIEQMKNATFEINKPLVAGYLAALAKMKSEFNLADEPSLELIAKLQGALQVSQDSNELDETLVAGVIEALENALDSLTIMRASEGQELAKELNERLNRIESQIPVIEREAVRLPEIYRDRLMKRLQDGLKSAQIDETRLAQEVVLLADRSDISEEIARLKSHVMQMREAIDAEDEIGKRLDFILQEMNREANTILSKSNDLAISDAAIVIKTEVEKLREQAQNVE